The proteins below are encoded in one region of Limnochorda pilosa:
- the ispE gene encoding 4-(cytidine 5'-diphospho)-2-C-methyl-D-erythritol kinase, giving the protein MSLDGSGAPMVLRAPAKVNLCLAVGPRRPDGYHPILSLAVAVDLEDRVEIQPAPALEVVCDDPAVPAGGANLAHRAAALLAQAAGREPRVRITIEKRIPVEAGLAGGSADAAAVLVGLSRWWGLDWGDEELARLGLRLGADVPFCLRGGAALMEGVGEQLTPLGDLPRLALVLASPRGARLSTAWAYQELDRARRQPGDLEAARGRIDGALAAWRRGDRAALGAKLFNDLEPVAYRALPELAPLAARMAREGALGVVVSGSGPTLVGLAAGGEAARTLSGTLATAGYRAAAVETLPGDRGSPRLTPDRNS; this is encoded by the coding sequence ATGTCCCTCGACGGCTCCGGCGCTCCAATGGTTCTCAGGGCGCCGGCCAAGGTGAATCTCTGCCTGGCGGTGGGGCCGCGCCGCCCGGACGGCTACCACCCGATCTTGAGCCTGGCCGTGGCGGTAGACCTGGAGGACCGGGTCGAGATCCAGCCGGCCCCGGCGCTCGAAGTGGTCTGTGACGACCCGGCCGTTCCGGCCGGCGGGGCCAACCTCGCCCACCGGGCTGCGGCGCTCCTGGCGCAGGCCGCGGGCCGGGAGCCCCGCGTGCGCATCACGATCGAGAAGCGCATCCCGGTGGAGGCGGGGCTGGCCGGTGGCTCCGCCGACGCGGCCGCCGTCCTCGTGGGCCTGAGCCGGTGGTGGGGCCTCGACTGGGGTGACGAGGAGCTGGCCCGGCTAGGCCTCCGGTTGGGAGCGGATGTCCCCTTCTGCCTGCGGGGCGGTGCAGCCCTCATGGAAGGGGTGGGTGAGCAGCTTACCCCCCTGGGGGACCTGCCGCGGCTCGCGCTGGTGCTGGCCTCCCCCCGGGGGGCGCGCCTATCGACCGCCTGGGCTTACCAGGAGCTCGACCGGGCGCGACGCCAGCCGGGCGACCTGGAAGCAGCCCGAGGGCGGATCGACGGAGCGCTGGCGGCCTGGCGTCGCGGGGATCGGGCGGCGCTGGGCGCGAAGCTCTTCAACGACCTGGAGCCCGTCGCGTACCGGGCCCTCCCTGAGCTGGCCCCACTCGCGGCCAGAATGGCCCGAGAGGGGGCCCTGGGCGTCGTGGTGAGCGGGAGCGGCCCCACGCTGGTGGGGCTCGCCGCCGGCGGCGAGGCAGCCAGGACCCTGTCGGGAACCCTGGCGACGGCGGGATATCGGGCGGCGGCGGTCGAAACCCTGCCCGGCGACCGCGGCAGCCCTCGATTGACCCCGGATCGCAATTCCTGA
- a CDS encoding D-alanyl-D-alanine carboxypeptidase family protein, translating to MTYGRRRRVGTGRTGPGAALAVGLLVAALLAPGWAVAQSFEVAAPAAILVEADTGQVLYEKNPDKETPPASLAKIMTLLLVMEALDSGRVSLDEPVVTSEYAAGMGGSQVFLAPGETHTLAEMIEAVAVASGNDAAVALAEHLFGTEAAFVEQMNLRAQELGLSGTYFADATGLPVPQEKRPGMTTPRDVASMTRALLAHPKVLEWTSVRQKVFRQQPRFVLYNTNTLLGSYPGLDGMKTGHTAEAGYHLAATAEQDGIRLVAVVMGTRSESDRNQQITQLLNYGFRAFEPAVAARQGEPVGEMRLVDGNPERFTVEAAADLRVLVPRGHQGDLRRSLELQANVKPPLKRGDTVGRVVALIQDRPVAQMPVVAARDVERAGFFARVWRRVWGGVSGAIGGAFQWIWNGIRSLLGLA from the coding sequence GTGACGTACGGACGACGCCGGCGGGTCGGCACGGGTCGGACAGGCCCCGGAGCGGCCCTGGCCGTGGGCCTCCTGGTGGCGGCCCTCCTGGCCCCCGGGTGGGCGGTCGCCCAGAGCTTCGAGGTGGCCGCCCCCGCGGCCATCCTGGTGGAGGCCGACACCGGACAGGTCCTGTACGAGAAGAACCCGGACAAGGAGACGCCTCCCGCGAGCCTGGCGAAGATCATGACCTTGCTCCTGGTGATGGAGGCGTTGGACTCGGGGCGGGTCTCCCTGGACGAGCCTGTGGTGACCAGCGAGTACGCCGCGGGGATGGGTGGGTCGCAGGTCTTCCTGGCGCCGGGAGAGACCCACACCCTGGCCGAGATGATCGAAGCGGTGGCCGTCGCCTCGGGAAACGACGCGGCGGTGGCCCTGGCCGAGCACCTCTTCGGCACCGAGGCCGCCTTCGTGGAGCAGATGAACCTCCGGGCTCAAGAGCTGGGCCTCAGCGGCACCTACTTCGCCGACGCGACCGGCTTGCCGGTTCCCCAAGAGAAGAGGCCGGGCATGACCACGCCCCGGGACGTGGCCAGCATGACCCGGGCCCTCCTGGCCCATCCCAAGGTGCTCGAGTGGACCTCGGTCCGGCAGAAGGTCTTCCGCCAGCAGCCCCGCTTCGTCCTCTACAACACCAACACCCTCCTGGGGAGCTACCCTGGGCTGGACGGCATGAAGACGGGGCACACGGCTGAGGCGGGGTACCACCTGGCCGCCACCGCGGAGCAGGACGGGATCCGCCTGGTGGCAGTGGTGATGGGCACCCGCTCCGAAAGCGACCGCAACCAGCAGATCACCCAGCTGCTCAACTACGGCTTCCGGGCCTTCGAACCCGCCGTGGCGGCGCGGCAGGGCGAGCCGGTGGGCGAGATGCGCCTGGTCGACGGCAACCCCGAGCGGTTCACGGTGGAGGCGGCCGCGGACCTGCGGGTGCTGGTTCCCCGGGGCCACCAGGGCGACCTGCGGCGGAGCCTGGAGCTGCAGGCCAACGTGAAGCCGCCCCTGAAGCGGGGCGACACGGTGGGCCGGGTGGTCGCCCTGATCCAGGACCGGCCGGTAGCCCAGATGCCCGTGGTGGCGGCGCGCGACGTGGAACGGGCGGGCTTCTTCGCGCGGGTGTGGCGCAGGGTCTGGGGCGGCGTCTCAGGTGCCATCGGGGGTGCGTTCCAGTGGATCTGGAACGGAATCCGGTCCTTGCTGGGCCTGGCCTGA
- a CDS encoding pyridoxal-phosphate-dependent aminotransferase family protein, translated as MQRDDRLLMTPGPTEVEEPVRRALGRPTTNPDLDPDFYRFYDELGQKLGRIMGTRRPVLVLTGEGMLGLDAAVASLVEPDEPVLVLSNGLFGRGFGDLVERYGARPVYVEAPFDQVLAPEKVEEALAANPRVRVATLVHCETPTGLLNPVEGLLRVLGEHQVISIVDAVSSLAADPVETDAWGADVVLGASQKALSAPTGLALVSVSDRAWEKVGRRKTRIPAFYANLLEWKRTWLDARDRFFPYTPAAAEMAALGAACDALLAEGLEAAFARHRRLSRAVRVALRGAGFRVYAPEEHAASSVTAFLVPEGVDDRAFRRRMWEEQGVMMAGSLAELEGRLWRVGHMGAGAREDRLFRFMRALEARCRADAVPLAGSPAELFLEALRKEEAA; from the coding sequence GTGCAGCGGGACGATCGGTTGCTGATGACACCGGGTCCCACGGAGGTGGAGGAGCCGGTGCGACGAGCCCTGGGCCGCCCCACCACCAACCCCGATCTCGACCCGGACTTCTACCGTTTCTACGACGAGCTCGGTCAGAAGCTCGGCCGCATCATGGGCACCCGGCGGCCGGTACTGGTCCTGACCGGGGAGGGCATGCTGGGGCTGGACGCGGCCGTGGCCAGCCTGGTCGAGCCGGATGAGCCGGTGCTCGTCCTGAGCAACGGGCTCTTCGGCCGCGGCTTCGGCGACCTGGTGGAGCGGTACGGGGCGAGGCCCGTCTACGTGGAGGCGCCCTTCGACCAGGTGCTGGCGCCCGAGAAGGTGGAGGAGGCGCTGGCCGCCAACCCGCGCGTGCGGGTGGCGACCCTGGTCCATTGCGAGACGCCCACGGGGCTCCTCAACCCGGTGGAAGGGTTGCTCCGGGTCCTGGGCGAGCACCAGGTGATCAGCATCGTGGACGCGGTCTCCTCCCTGGCGGCCGATCCGGTCGAGACGGACGCCTGGGGGGCGGACGTGGTGCTGGGCGCGTCGCAGAAAGCGCTCTCCGCCCCAACCGGGTTGGCCTTGGTCTCCGTGTCGGACCGGGCCTGGGAGAAGGTGGGGCGGCGGAAGACCCGAATCCCCGCCTTCTACGCCAATCTCCTCGAGTGGAAGCGCACGTGGCTGGATGCGCGCGACCGTTTCTTCCCCTACACCCCGGCCGCAGCCGAGATGGCCGCCCTCGGCGCGGCGTGCGACGCGCTCCTGGCCGAGGGCCTGGAGGCAGCCTTCGCCCGCCACCGCCGTCTGAGCCGGGCGGTGCGGGTGGCCCTGCGGGGAGCCGGCTTCCGGGTCTATGCTCCCGAGGAGCATGCGGCCTCGAGCGTCACTGCGTTTCTCGTACCCGAGGGGGTCGACGACCGGGCGTTCCGGCGCCGGATGTGGGAGGAACAGGGCGTCATGATGGCCGGATCGCTGGCCGAGCTGGAGGGGCGGCTCTGGCGGGTGGGCCACATGGGGGCCGGCGCCAGGGAGGACCGGCTCTTCCGCTTCATGCGCGCCCTGGAGGCCCGCTGCCGGGCGGATGCCGTCCCGCTCGCGGGGTCGCCCGCCGAGCTCTTCCTGGAAGCCCTCCGGAAGGAGGAGGCAGCGTGA
- a CDS encoding DUF3794 and LysM peptidoglycan-binding domain-containing protein, translating to MKLRLREKPLSVRERRGGGTARTVVEGSVNLPAHLPPAHRVVLLEVLPDRYRAHPEPDRILLEGACTVRLTYAAPVEAGSRRGTEPFADAGEVYGEQPAERLFSATWIGGVPFTLLVDAEGTGPDDGVQVDVVAREVEWDLAAGGRQVDIDAVLEARVASYAYTASMQPVAEGPLPPGAILEPLQLRAISLVPEVTVEGHAAGELALGEYHPPAERILRAEAVPRVGAVQVEDGRLHAQVDMGYRVLYAPANPVEGQALLARFQAETPFEMEAASAGLEDGMEAELIPLAFQVDATLRDQGRRVWVESRPRFVARPLRRSTLNLAAGVRAEGEEVVERRVSRPVVELVADLERRQEASAVLELPRGKPLIEQVVDVTARPFLETVQVGTDRVTARLVVACGLLYAARVDDDSRPLHYHPWPNALQVEVEMPAPGAEPEMEAQLWAEVEHPVADLINRETTEIRADLRLHGRLLRLVTPEAVAEAVSLPSDARPPATYTFVRVEEDDTLWGLAQRYGVGEDDVRACNPSLQDAEDPDAALHQLRKVCLPGPRPAPARVGA from the coding sequence GTGAAGCTGCGTCTGCGCGAGAAACCTCTTTCCGTACGCGAGCGGCGGGGGGGTGGTACGGCCCGGACGGTGGTGGAAGGATCGGTGAACCTGCCGGCGCACCTGCCCCCCGCCCACCGGGTGGTGTTGCTGGAGGTCCTGCCGGACCGCTACCGTGCCCACCCTGAGCCCGATCGCATCCTGCTCGAAGGTGCGTGCACCGTGCGGCTGACCTACGCCGCCCCGGTGGAGGCGGGTTCACGGCGGGGCACGGAGCCCTTTGCCGACGCGGGGGAGGTCTACGGGGAGCAGCCGGCGGAGCGCCTCTTCAGCGCCACCTGGATCGGCGGCGTCCCCTTCACCCTGCTGGTGGATGCGGAAGGAACCGGCCCCGACGACGGGGTCCAGGTGGACGTGGTCGCCCGGGAGGTGGAGTGGGATCTGGCGGCGGGAGGCCGGCAGGTGGACATCGACGCGGTCCTGGAGGCGCGGGTCGCCTCGTACGCCTACACTGCCAGCATGCAGCCCGTGGCCGAGGGCCCGCTGCCGCCGGGCGCCATCCTCGAGCCTCTCCAGCTCCGGGCGATCAGCCTCGTTCCTGAGGTGACGGTGGAAGGGCACGCCGCGGGTGAGCTGGCCCTGGGGGAGTACCACCCGCCTGCCGAGCGGATCCTGCGGGCGGAGGCTGTTCCCCGGGTGGGGGCGGTCCAGGTGGAGGACGGTCGATTGCACGCGCAGGTGGACATGGGCTACCGGGTGCTGTACGCGCCGGCCAACCCCGTGGAGGGCCAGGCGTTGCTCGCCCGTTTCCAGGCGGAGACGCCCTTTGAGATGGAGGCGGCCAGCGCCGGCCTGGAGGACGGGATGGAGGCAGAGCTCATCCCCTTGGCGTTCCAGGTGGATGCGACCCTAAGGGACCAGGGGCGCCGCGTTTGGGTCGAAAGTCGCCCTCGCTTCGTGGCCAGGCCGCTTCGGAGGTCCACCCTCAACCTGGCCGCCGGGGTGCGCGCCGAGGGGGAAGAGGTGGTGGAACGCCGGGTGAGCCGCCCCGTGGTCGAGCTGGTGGCCGACCTGGAGCGCCGGCAGGAGGCCTCGGCGGTCCTGGAGCTCCCCCGGGGCAAGCCGCTCATCGAGCAGGTCGTCGATGTCACCGCCCGGCCGTTCCTGGAGACCGTCCAGGTGGGCACCGACCGGGTGACCGCCCGGCTGGTGGTGGCGTGCGGCCTGCTCTACGCCGCCCGGGTGGACGACGACTCGCGCCCGCTCCACTACCACCCGTGGCCCAATGCGCTCCAGGTGGAGGTGGAGATGCCCGCCCCCGGGGCGGAACCGGAGATGGAGGCGCAGCTCTGGGCCGAGGTGGAACACCCGGTGGCCGACCTGATCAACCGGGAGACCACCGAGATCCGCGCCGACCTCCGGCTGCACGGGCGCTTGCTGCGGCTGGTGACGCCTGAGGCCGTCGCCGAGGCGGTCAGCCTGCCGTCCGACGCACGCCCCCCGGCGACCTACACCTTCGTGCGGGTGGAAGAGGACGACACGCTGTGGGGGCTCGCCCAGCGCTATGGGGTCGGAGAGGACGACGTACGGGCGTGTAATCCCAGCCTCCAGGACGCAGAGGACCCCGACGCGGCCCTTCACCAGCTTCGAAAGGTCTGCCTGCCGGGACCCCGTCCCGCGCCGGCAAGGGTCGGGGCCTGA
- a CDS encoding peptidoglycan-binding protein, with protein sequence MHPPWGHHRRVLALGARGQAVRTLQEDLARLGFDPGPMDGRYGLLTRQAVRECQRRYGLFPDGAAGPDLFHLLREPAVRLGGQHVVLGVVDPALPFSLERWARAYPFASAVVRPTRFDPLQPGQPRGAGAWAEELEQAGAGEAGVPPWAWRITRGPALETREAPETQPARTETGPAPAETRSAPGRRARRELVSAILRVVDRFHPIAVDVDLEPVLPGDGRRWLKLLAALREALSRRGVLLLATRDLARRPSIWPAWADDLPDGLLARNVDLLVLARRPLPGESPPSAAGAAALDPVFSRASRSPSYKVLVELPLGALQWTLGPDRPLEGPAVLSFRAARVEALKHARRLRWDDRWGALTFQVRHGSDEQQYWLPSARSVEQVLRRVARARLAGVVLAALGGEDPRAGRVLPGPLSPWHPGTRGSADIPPAVGA encoded by the coding sequence GTGCACCCACCGTGGGGACACCACCGCCGCGTCCTGGCGCTGGGAGCCCGCGGCCAGGCGGTCCGGACCCTGCAGGAAGACCTGGCGCGCCTGGGCTTCGACCCTGGCCCCATGGACGGCCGGTACGGGCTCCTCACCCGCCAGGCCGTCCGGGAGTGCCAGCGGCGCTACGGCCTCTTCCCTGACGGCGCGGCGGGGCCGGACCTCTTCCACCTGTTGCGCGAGCCGGCCGTGCGTCTCGGGGGGCAGCACGTTGTCCTGGGTGTCGTCGATCCCGCGCTCCCCTTCTCGCTGGAGCGCTGGGCCCGCGCCTACCCCTTCGCCAGCGCGGTCGTGCGGCCCACCCGGTTCGACCCTCTGCAACCGGGGCAGCCTCGGGGGGCGGGCGCGTGGGCGGAGGAGCTGGAGCAGGCCGGCGCGGGCGAGGCGGGCGTGCCCCCCTGGGCCTGGCGCATCACCCGCGGCCCGGCCCTCGAGACCCGTGAAGCGCCCGAGACCCAGCCCGCAAGGACGGAAACCGGCCCGGCTCCGGCGGAGACGCGAAGCGCTCCGGGCCGGCGGGCCCGGCGCGAGCTGGTCTCGGCCATCCTCCGGGTGGTGGATCGCTTCCATCCCATCGCGGTCGACGTGGACCTGGAACCGGTGCTGCCTGGAGATGGGCGGCGCTGGTTGAAGCTGCTCGCGGCGCTCCGCGAGGCCCTGAGTCGCCGGGGCGTCCTGCTCCTCGCCACGCGCGACCTGGCCCGGCGCCCCTCCATCTGGCCGGCCTGGGCCGATGACCTGCCCGACGGGCTGTTGGCGCGCAACGTCGATCTTCTGGTGCTGGCGCGCAGGCCCCTCCCGGGGGAGAGCCCCCCGAGCGCCGCGGGGGCGGCCGCGCTGGATCCCGTCTTCTCTCGCGCAAGCCGGTCCCCGAGCTACAAGGTGCTGGTGGAGCTGCCGCTGGGAGCCCTGCAGTGGACGCTTGGACCCGACCGTCCGCTGGAGGGCCCGGCCGTGCTCTCGTTCCGCGCCGCCCGGGTGGAGGCCCTGAAGCACGCGCGCCGGTTGCGCTGGGACGACCGCTGGGGCGCGCTCACGTTCCAGGTGCGGCACGGCTCGGACGAGCAGCAGTACTGGCTCCCCTCGGCCCGCAGCGTGGAGCAGGTGCTCCGGCGGGTGGCCCGAGCGAGGCTCGCGGGGGTCGTCCTGGCAGCCCTGGGGGGCGAGGACCCGCGCGCCGGCCGGGTGCTTCCTGGGCCGCTGAGCCCCTGGCACCCGGGAACGCGGGGCTCCGCGGACATACCCCCGGCCGTGGGCGCATAG
- a CDS encoding chymotrypsin family serine protease yields MDLLTILRKNRRHILQRPNVVGCGLGWKNQRGGSTGTRALCIYVEQKLPPEELSPRAMVPGRVETALTDVIEVGRVRALSLRTRRVRPAPGGVSIGHYHVSAGTLGAIVRDRTTGEWLILSNNHVLAGGTDGRDTRARAGDPVLQPGAHDGGTVERDRIGELVRFVPLQRRRAPASWWSRVLGVARGLPAEAVGVDANLVDAAVARPNERAWVSPEILGLGRIQGVVEAEPGMRVAKSGRTSAVTRGEVQATHVTMKVYMSDTDPVWFEEQILTTPMVEGGDSGSLLASGDRAVGLLFAGSDRASLANPIGAVLDALNVDLV; encoded by the coding sequence ATGGACCTGCTGACCATCCTCCGGAAGAACCGGCGGCACATCCTCCAGCGGCCCAACGTGGTGGGGTGCGGGCTCGGCTGGAAAAACCAGCGGGGTGGCTCCACCGGGACCCGGGCCCTCTGCATCTACGTGGAGCAGAAGCTGCCCCCCGAGGAGCTGAGTCCCAGGGCCATGGTGCCTGGGCGGGTTGAGACGGCGCTCACCGACGTCATCGAGGTGGGGCGGGTGCGCGCCCTCTCCCTGCGCACCCGGAGAGTACGGCCGGCCCCCGGCGGCGTAAGCATCGGCCACTACCACGTGAGCGCAGGCACTCTCGGCGCGATCGTGCGCGACCGGACCACCGGCGAATGGCTCATTCTTTCCAACAACCATGTCCTCGCCGGCGGCACCGACGGCCGGGACACCCGGGCGCGCGCCGGCGACCCTGTCCTTCAGCCGGGCGCGCACGACGGCGGCACGGTGGAGCGCGACCGCATCGGTGAGCTGGTGCGGTTCGTGCCCCTTCAGCGTCGAAGGGCCCCGGCGTCCTGGTGGAGCCGTGTTCTGGGCGTCGCCCGGGGCCTGCCGGCGGAAGCGGTGGGGGTGGATGCCAACCTGGTCGATGCCGCGGTGGCCCGCCCGAACGAACGGGCCTGGGTCTCGCCCGAAATCCTCGGTCTCGGGCGGATCCAGGGAGTCGTGGAGGCGGAGCCGGGGATGCGGGTAGCCAAGTCGGGGCGGACGTCGGCGGTCACCCGGGGCGAGGTGCAGGCGACCCACGTGACCATGAAGGTGTACATGTCCGACACGGACCCCGTCTGGTTCGAGGAACAGATCCTCACCACCCCCATGGTGGAGGGGGGAGACTCGGGGTCGCTGCTGGCGAGCGGCGACCGGGCGGTGGGCCTGCTCTTCGCCGGCTCGGATCGCGCCTCCCTCGCCAACCCCATCGGTGCGGTGCTGGATGCCCTGAACGTCGACCTGGTCTAG
- a CDS encoding LysM peptidoglycan-binding domain-containing protein, whose protein sequence is MGAEIGWGLNEVRWSEEHRVAPRREAWRIWRADHGRPAPDLQGRPPVQNDHRGSLSVEASAALSSEEPVLWHQVSRGEDWSGLVARYNVADPSALLAANGLVEAGPLVPGEWVCVPCRLVRPVWEIDPEGGSEEDADG, encoded by the coding sequence ATGGGAGCAGAGATCGGCTGGGGGCTGAACGAGGTGCGGTGGAGCGAGGAGCATCGGGTCGCGCCGCGTCGAGAGGCTTGGCGCATCTGGCGAGCCGACCACGGCCGCCCCGCGCCGGATCTTCAGGGGCGGCCGCCCGTCCAGAACGACCACCGCGGGAGCCTGTCGGTGGAGGCCTCCGCGGCGCTCTCTTCCGAAGAGCCCGTGCTTTGGCACCAGGTGAGCCGGGGTGAAGACTGGTCCGGGCTGGTGGCCCGTTACAACGTGGCGGATCCCTCGGCGCTCCTGGCGGCCAACGGGTTGGTGGAGGCCGGGCCCCTTGTACCCGGGGAGTGGGTCTGCGTGCCATGCCGGCTGGTGAGGCCCGTGTGGGAGATCGACCCCGAGGGCGGAAGCGAGGAGGACGCGGATGGCTAG
- a CDS encoding Veg family protein, with the protein MAIDRTNALEEIRARVEACVGKRVKVRANRGRRKVIETEGVIERTYPKLFVVRLEGSDSVRRLSYTYADVLTETVELTVDENRVGVVNL; encoded by the coding sequence TTGGCGATCGACCGGACCAACGCCCTGGAGGAGATTCGGGCTCGCGTCGAGGCGTGCGTCGGCAAGCGCGTCAAGGTACGGGCCAACCGGGGGCGTCGCAAGGTGATCGAGACCGAAGGGGTCATCGAGCGCACCTACCCCAAGCTCTTCGTGGTGAGACTCGAAGGCTCGGACTCGGTGCGCCGGCTCTCCTACACCTACGCCGACGTCCTGACGGAGACGGTGGAACTTACCGTCGACGAGAACAGGGTCGGTGTCGTCAACCTCTGA
- a CDS encoding ribonuclease H-like YkuK family protein, which produces MTFISPSKGRMGFDEAFADLIAYVHEQPDNRYKIIVGTDSQVTDGETCFVTALIVYRHGKGARYYYTREKESLGRSLRQRIFYETSRSLGLASRLAEKLAENGYADLNVEIHLDVGENGETKDLIREVVGMVSGSGFDARIKPDSYGASTVADKYTK; this is translated from the coding sequence ATGACCTTCATAAGCCCCAGCAAGGGGCGGATGGGCTTCGACGAGGCGTTTGCCGACCTGATCGCCTACGTCCACGAGCAGCCCGACAACCGGTACAAGATCATCGTCGGCACCGACTCCCAGGTGACCGACGGTGAAACCTGTTTCGTGACGGCCCTCATCGTATACCGGCACGGGAAGGGCGCGCGGTACTACTATACCCGTGAGAAGGAATCCCTGGGCCGGTCCCTCCGGCAGCGCATCTTCTACGAGACCTCGCGCAGCCTGGGGCTTGCCAGCCGCCTGGCCGAGAAACTGGCCGAGAACGGCTACGCCGACCTGAACGTCGAGATCCACCTGGACGTGGGTGAGAACGGCGAGACGAAGGACCTCATTCGGGAAGTCGTGGGCATGGTCTCGGGCAGCGGCTTCGACGCCCGCATCAAGCCCGACTCCTACGGCGCCAGCACCGTGGCCGACAAGTACACCAAGTAG
- the rsmA gene encoding 16S rRNA (adenine(1518)-N(6)/adenine(1519)-N(6))-dimethyltransferase RsmA, whose amino-acid sequence MGDLASPARIRQLAAEYGLRPNRHLGQNFLIDGNIVRKVVAAAELRGTETVVEVGPGFGALTQELLARSGLVVAVERDPILARALRDHLGADPRLVLVKADARTVRWNELLQWAIEQRQEPGPWARGPEEPRPKLVANLPYAVTAPVLAGLLESEVPWERGVVMVQREVAERITAVPGSRTYGALSCLVAYHADARLVARVPATVFWPRPEVESAVVRLEFRPYPGMEALPRDSLFRVIRVAFGQRRKTLRQALRGRGGFWSREAVDQALERSGIDPVRRAETLDLAEYARLTRQLLGE is encoded by the coding sequence GTGGGTGACCTGGCGAGCCCGGCGAGGATCCGGCAACTGGCGGCCGAATACGGCCTCCGGCCCAACCGCCACTTGGGCCAGAACTTCCTCATCGATGGCAACATCGTTCGGAAGGTGGTGGCGGCGGCCGAGCTGCGGGGTACCGAGACCGTCGTGGAAGTGGGTCCCGGCTTCGGCGCCCTCACCCAGGAGCTCCTGGCGAGGTCCGGTCTGGTGGTCGCCGTGGAACGTGACCCCATTCTGGCTCGGGCCTTGCGCGACCACCTGGGGGCAGACCCACGGCTGGTGCTGGTGAAGGCCGACGCCCGGACCGTCCGCTGGAACGAGCTCCTGCAGTGGGCGATCGAGCAGCGGCAGGAGCCAGGCCCATGGGCGCGAGGGCCTGAGGAACCCCGGCCGAAGCTGGTCGCGAACCTGCCCTACGCGGTGACGGCCCCTGTGCTGGCGGGCTTGCTGGAGAGCGAGGTCCCCTGGGAGCGCGGCGTGGTCATGGTGCAGCGGGAGGTGGCCGAGCGGATCACGGCGGTGCCCGGGAGCCGGACGTATGGGGCGCTCAGTTGCCTGGTGGCCTACCATGCAGACGCCCGCCTGGTGGCGCGGGTGCCAGCGACGGTTTTCTGGCCCCGGCCTGAAGTGGAGTCGGCGGTGGTACGCCTTGAGTTTCGCCCGTACCCGGGGATGGAAGCCCTTCCTCGCGACAGCCTGTTTCGGGTGATCCGGGTCGCCTTCGGGCAGCGCCGGAAGACCCTCCGGCAGGCGCTTAGGGGAAGGGGCGGCTTCTGGTCCCGGGAGGCGGTCGATCAGGCCCTGGAACGGTCCGGTATCGATCCGGTCCGCCGCGCCGAAACCCTCGACCTGGCGGAGTACGCCCGGCTGACCCGCCAGCTCCTGGGTGAATGA
- a CDS encoding 3D domain-containing protein, giving the protein MTAARSRKADGSPLGSAGWRGILKGVVLVAVLGGLAAAAPGWAVKEVTVSVDGTRLTQATLKPTVAGVLAEVSVELGDDDRVYPGLTAPVTRGLLIEVRKAFPVALRVGGREVRLQTAASTVGELLREAGVELGALDEVTPALDTRLPGPATVQVVRVRLEERWEEQTVPHDVLRWAEPTLAAGSTRVIRQGRDGLDRVHVELRFEDGNLVERRELARERVQEPVAKIVGIGQRQGGAQVVRTPQGPKRFSRVLEVLATAYTPGPESTAPYTDGLTATGVVARRGVVAVDPTVIPLGSHLYIPGYGLGVAADVGAAIKGRRIDLLYEDLGEALRFGRQYVKVYVLDE; this is encoded by the coding sequence ATGACGGCAGCCCGCAGCCGGAAAGCTGACGGGAGTCCCCTGGGCTCAGCCGGATGGCGCGGCATACTGAAGGGTGTGGTGCTGGTCGCGGTCTTGGGGGGCCTCGCCGCCGCCGCCCCAGGTTGGGCCGTGAAGGAGGTTACCGTCAGCGTTGACGGCACCCGTCTCACCCAGGCCACCCTCAAGCCCACGGTGGCAGGCGTCCTCGCAGAGGTTTCCGTGGAGCTGGGCGACGACGACCGGGTCTACCCTGGCCTGACGGCACCCGTCACCCGGGGGTTGCTCATCGAGGTCCGCAAGGCGTTCCCCGTGGCGCTGAGGGTGGGAGGCCGCGAGGTCCGGCTGCAGACGGCGGCCTCGACCGTCGGCGAGTTGCTGCGCGAGGCGGGGGTCGAGCTCGGCGCTCTCGACGAGGTGACGCCGGCGCTCGACACGCGGCTTCCCGGTCCCGCGACGGTCCAGGTGGTTCGCGTGCGGCTGGAAGAGCGGTGGGAGGAGCAGACCGTTCCCCACGACGTGCTGCGCTGGGCCGAGCCCACCCTGGCCGCGGGCTCGACGCGGGTCATCCGGCAGGGCCGCGATGGGCTCGACCGGGTTCACGTCGAACTGCGATTTGAGGACGGGAACCTGGTAGAGCGCCGGGAGCTGGCCCGCGAGCGGGTGCAGGAACCGGTGGCGAAGATTGTGGGGATCGGCCAGCGGCAAGGGGGGGCCCAGGTCGTCCGCACACCCCAGGGCCCCAAGCGGTTCAGCCGGGTCCTGGAAGTGCTGGCCACGGCGTACACGCCCGGGCCCGAGAGCACGGCCCCGTACACCGACGGCCTCACCGCGACCGGCGTGGTGGCGCGGCGGGGCGTGGTGGCCGTGGATCCCACGGTCATCCCCTTGGGAAGCCACCTCTACATTCCGGGGTACGGGCTCGGGGTGGCCGCCGACGTGGGAGCCGCCATCAAGGGGCGGCGCATCGATCTCCTTTACGAGGACCTGGGTGAGGCGTTGCGGTTCGGACGGCAGTATGTGAAGGTGTACGTCCTGGACGAGTAG